The Streptomyces sp. Je 1-332 genome has a window encoding:
- the nhaA gene encoding Na+/H+ antiporter NhaA, translating into MAAPAPSNTPRDKRKVLGRLSLPERTFVANALRTETVGGVLLLVAAVTALIWANTASGSYESVSGFHLGPGALGLDLSIQHWAADGLLAVFFFVAGIELKRELVAGDLRDPKAAALPVVAALCGMAVPALVYVLVNTVGGGSLDGWAVPTATDIAFALAVLAVIGTSLPSALRAFLLTLAVVDDLFAILIIAVFFTSDLNFAALGGAFIGLAVFWLLLRKGVRGWYVYVPLALVIWGLMYNSGIHATIAGVAMGLMLRCTRRDGEEHSPGEHIEHLVRPLSAGLAVPLFALFSAGVAVSGGALGDVFTKPETLGVVLGLVLGKAVGIFGGTWLAARFTKAELNDELAWPDVFAVASLAGIGFTVSLLIGELAFTEDPLLTDEIKAAVLMGSLIAAVLSGILLKVRNARYRALYDEEERDDDLDGIPDVYEQDKPEYHLRMAAIYEKKAAEHRRLAEVSAGARADDDGPA; encoded by the coding sequence GTGGCCGCGCCCGCACCCAGCAACACACCCCGCGACAAGCGCAAGGTTCTCGGACGGCTCTCGCTGCCCGAACGGACCTTCGTCGCGAACGCGCTGCGCACCGAGACCGTCGGCGGTGTCCTCCTCCTCGTCGCCGCCGTCACCGCGCTGATCTGGGCGAACACCGCCAGCGGCTCGTACGAGTCCGTGAGCGGCTTCCATCTGGGGCCCGGCGCCCTCGGCCTCGACCTCTCCATCCAGCACTGGGCGGCCGACGGACTGCTCGCCGTCTTCTTCTTCGTCGCCGGCATCGAGCTCAAGCGTGAACTCGTCGCGGGCGATCTGCGCGACCCGAAGGCCGCCGCGCTGCCCGTCGTCGCCGCGCTCTGTGGCATGGCCGTACCCGCTCTGGTGTACGTCCTGGTCAACACCGTCGGCGGCGGTTCGCTCGACGGCTGGGCCGTGCCGACCGCCACGGACATCGCCTTCGCGCTCGCCGTCCTCGCGGTCATCGGCACCTCGCTGCCCTCCGCGCTGCGCGCCTTCCTGCTCACGCTCGCCGTCGTCGACGACCTCTTCGCCATCCTGATCATCGCGGTGTTCTTCACCAGCGACCTCAACTTCGCGGCCCTCGGCGGCGCGTTCATCGGGCTCGCGGTCTTCTGGTTGCTGCTCCGCAAGGGCGTACGCGGCTGGTACGTCTACGTTCCGCTGGCCCTCGTCATCTGGGGGCTGATGTACAACAGCGGCATCCACGCCACGATCGCCGGTGTCGCGATGGGCCTGATGCTGCGCTGCACGCGCCGCGACGGCGAGGAGCACTCGCCGGGCGAGCACATCGAACACCTGGTGCGCCCCCTGTCCGCCGGACTCGCCGTGCCGCTGTTCGCGCTGTTCAGCGCGGGTGTCGCGGTGTCGGGCGGCGCACTCGGGGACGTGTTCACCAAGCCGGAGACGCTCGGTGTCGTGCTCGGTCTCGTGCTCGGCAAGGCGGTCGGCATCTTCGGCGGCACCTGGCTCGCCGCCCGCTTCACCAAGGCCGAGCTCAACGACGAACTCGCCTGGCCGGACGTCTTCGCGGTCGCCTCGCTGGCCGGCATCGGCTTCACCGTCTCGCTCCTGATCGGCGAACTCGCCTTCACCGAGGACCCGCTGCTCACCGACGAGATCAAGGCAGCCGTCCTGATGGGCTCTCTCATCGCGGCCGTGCTCTCCGGGATCCTGCTCAAGGTGCGCAACGCCCGCTACCGCGCCCTTTACGACGAGGAGGAGCGCGACGACGACCTCGACGGCATCCCGGACGTGTACGAACAGGACAAGCCGGAGTACCACCTGCGGATGGCCGCGATCTACGAAAAGAAGGCAGCCGAGCACCGCAGGCTTGCCGAAGTGTCGGCCGGGGCACGCGCCGATGACGACGGTCCGGCATGA
- a CDS encoding CoA pyrophosphatase, with product MTHASDTSETTDTSDTHMSDGNGFEGHGQEPRQGSGGPGSPNGHARPNGHARLNSESLGSERLNSEHLSPVRLSTEGLPAWLDPVARAADTVRPTQLSRFLPPESGAGRQSAVLVLFGEGTHGPELLLMERSGSLRSHAGQPSFPGGSLDPEDGDPLTDGPLRAALREAEEETGLDPRGVQLFGVLPKLFIPVSDFVVTPVLGWWRSPSPVGVVDPAETARVFTVPVSDLTDPGNRATTVHPSGHQGPAFLVESALVWGFTAGVIDRILHFAGWERPWDRTKQVPLDWRA from the coding sequence ATGACGCACGCGAGCGACACGAGCGAGACGACCGACACGAGCGATACGCACATGAGCGATGGGAACGGCTTCGAGGGACACGGCCAGGAGCCCCGACAAGGATCCGGGGGACCAGGCAGCCCCAACGGACACGCACGCCCCAACGGACACGCGCGCCTCAACTCCGAGAGCCTCGGCTCCGAGCGCCTCAACTCCGAGCACCTCAGCCCCGTGCGCCTCAGCACCGAAGGACTCCCCGCCTGGCTCGACCCCGTCGCCCGCGCCGCCGACACGGTCCGGCCGACCCAGCTCAGCCGCTTCCTGCCCCCGGAGAGCGGCGCCGGCCGCCAGTCCGCCGTACTGGTCCTCTTCGGAGAGGGCACACACGGCCCCGAGCTGCTCCTGATGGAGCGTTCCGGAAGCCTGCGCTCGCACGCGGGCCAGCCCTCCTTCCCCGGCGGCTCCCTCGACCCCGAGGACGGCGACCCGCTGACCGACGGCCCCCTGCGCGCCGCCCTGCGCGAGGCCGAGGAGGAGACCGGCCTCGACCCCCGAGGCGTCCAGCTCTTCGGCGTGCTGCCCAAGCTCTTCATCCCGGTGAGCGATTTCGTCGTCACGCCCGTACTGGGTTGGTGGCGATCACCCAGCCCCGTCGGCGTCGTCGATCCGGCCGAGACGGCCCGCGTCTTCACGGTCCCCGTGTCCGATCTCACGGATCCCGGGAACCGCGCGACGACGGTTCACCCGAGCGGCCACCAAGGCCCGGCCTTCCTCGTCGAATCCGCTCTGGTCTGGGGTTTTACGGCCGGTGTGATCGACAGAATCCTGCACTTCGCAGGCTGGGAGCGCCCCTGGGACCGCACCAAGCAGGTGCCGCTCGACTGGCGCGCATGA
- a CDS encoding ATP-binding protein: MKIAFVGKGGSGKTTLSSLFIRHLAATGAPVLAVDADINQHLGPALGLDEADAAALPAMGARLPLIKEYLRGSNPRIASADTMIKTTPPGEGSRILRVREDNPVYDACARPVELDDAAVRLMVTGPFTEADLGVACYHSKTGAVELFLNHLVDGRDEYAVVDMTAGSDSFASGMFTRFDMTFLVAEPTRKGVSVYRQYKEYARDFGVDLKVVGNKVQGQDDVDFLREQVGDDLLVTVGHSDWVRAMEKGRPPRFEFLEDDNRRALQALQGAVDTSYDRRDWDRYTRQMVHFHLKNAQSWGNERTGADLASQVDPAFVLREQAVATA, from the coding sequence ATGAAGATCGCTTTCGTAGGGAAGGGCGGCAGCGGCAAGACCACGCTGTCCTCGCTCTTCATCCGCCACCTCGCCGCTACCGGAGCGCCGGTCCTCGCGGTGGACGCCGACATCAACCAGCACCTGGGCCCCGCGCTCGGCCTCGACGAGGCGGACGCCGCCGCGCTGCCCGCCATGGGGGCGCGCCTCCCTCTGATCAAGGAGTACCTGCGGGGCTCCAATCCGCGGATCGCCTCTGCCGACACGATGATCAAGACGACACCGCCCGGCGAGGGCTCGCGGATCCTGCGGGTGCGCGAGGACAACCCCGTGTACGACGCGTGTGCGCGGCCGGTGGAACTCGACGACGCGGCCGTCCGTTTGATGGTCACAGGGCCGTTCACCGAAGCCGACCTCGGTGTCGCCTGCTACCACTCCAAGACGGGGGCGGTGGAGCTGTTCCTGAACCACTTGGTCGACGGACGCGACGAGTACGCGGTCGTCGACATGACCGCGGGTTCGGACTCCTTCGCGTCCGGCATGTTCACCCGCTTCGACATGACGTTCCTGGTGGCCGAGCCGACCCGCAAGGGGGTCTCCGTCTATCGCCAGTACAAGGAATACGCACGGGACTTCGGCGTCGACCTCAAGGTCGTCGGCAACAAGGTGCAGGGCCAGGACGACGTCGACTTCCTGCGCGAGCAGGTCGGCGACGACCTCCTGGTGACGGTCGGGCACTCGGACTGGGTGCGCGCCATGGAAAAGGGCCGCCCGCCCCGGTTCGAGTTCCTCGAGGACGACAACCGCCGTGCCCTGCAAGCACTTCAGGGCGCCGTCGACACCTCGTACGACCGCAGGGACTGGGACCGCTACACCCGTCAGATGGTCCACTTCCACCTGAAGAACGCACAGAGCTGGGGCAACGAGAGGACGGGTGCCGACCTGGCCTCCCAGGTCGACCCCGCCTTCGTTCTGCGTGAGCAGGCCGTGGCCACGGCCTGA
- a CDS encoding phage holin family protein: MSTPDGPVGTERSLGQLVSTATSEMSALMHDEIALAKAQLRQDVKRGAVGGGAFAAAGAVLLFSLPMLSFALAYGIRTWSGWNMAICFVLSFAANVLVAGVLALIGVVFAKKAKKGKGPQKAAASAKETAAVLQNVKPHPRSIGPAPVTGATLDRGSEKAAAVARSSS; the protein is encoded by the coding sequence ATGAGCACACCCGACGGGCCCGTCGGCACCGAACGCAGCCTCGGCCAGCTGGTCTCCACGGCGACCAGCGAGATGTCCGCCCTGATGCACGACGAGATCGCGCTGGCCAAGGCCCAGCTGCGCCAGGACGTCAAGCGGGGTGCGGTCGGCGGCGGCGCGTTCGCCGCCGCGGGCGCTGTGCTGCTCTTCTCGCTGCCGATGCTGAGCTTCGCCCTCGCGTACGGCATCCGCACCTGGAGCGGGTGGAACATGGCGATCTGCTTCGTGCTCTCCTTCGCGGCGAACGTGCTGGTCGCCGGGGTGCTCGCGCTGATCGGCGTCGTCTTCGCGAAGAAGGCCAAGAAGGGCAAGGGCCCGCAGAAGGCCGCCGCCTCGGCCAAGGAGACGGCTGCCGTACTGCAGAACGTCAAGCCGCACCCGCGTTCGATCGGCCCCGCCCCCGTCACCGGTGCCACCCTCGACCGTGGCAGTGAGAAGGCTGCGGCTGTGGCACGCTCGTCTTCATGA
- a CDS encoding alpha/beta hydrolase has translation MTDPATPAPHPAQPTSLVRIEGPWMHRDVAANGARFHIAEMGDGPLVLLLHGFPQFWWTWRHQMVALADAGFRAVAMDLRGVGGSDRTPRGYDPANLALDITGVVRSLGEPDAALVGHDLGGYLAWTAAVMRPKLVRRLAVSSMPHPRRWRSAMLSDRKQTSAASYVWGFQRPWVPERQLVADDAALVGRLVRDWSGPRLPDDEAVDTYRRAMAIPSTAHCSVEPYRWMVRSMARPDGIQFNRRMKRPVRVPTLHLHGSLDPVMRTRSAAGSGEYVEAPYRWRLFDGLGHFPQEEDPVAFSTELVNWLKDPEPDR, from the coding sequence ATGACGGACCCCGCCACGCCCGCCCCCCATCCGGCCCAACCGACGTCACTCGTACGCATCGAAGGACCGTGGATGCACCGGGACGTCGCCGCCAACGGCGCCCGCTTCCACATCGCCGAGATGGGCGACGGGCCGCTCGTGCTGCTCCTGCACGGCTTCCCGCAGTTCTGGTGGACCTGGCGGCACCAGATGGTGGCCCTCGCCGACGCGGGCTTCCGTGCGGTCGCGATGGACCTGCGGGGTGTCGGCGGCAGCGACCGTACGCCGCGGGGCTACGACCCGGCGAACCTCGCGCTCGACATCACGGGCGTCGTGCGGTCGCTCGGCGAGCCTGACGCCGCGCTCGTCGGGCACGACCTGGGCGGCTACCTCGCGTGGACGGCTGCCGTGATGCGGCCCAAGCTGGTGCGCCGCCTCGCCGTCTCCTCGATGCCGCACCCGCGGCGCTGGCGCTCGGCGATGCTGTCGGACCGCAAGCAGACCTCCGCCGCCTCGTACGTGTGGGGTTTCCAGCGGCCGTGGGTGCCGGAGCGTCAACTCGTCGCGGACGACGCCGCTCTGGTGGGGCGTCTGGTGCGGGACTGGTCGGGGCCGCGGCTTCCGGACGACGAGGCGGTGGACACGTACCGCCGTGCCATGGCGATTCCGTCGACGGCGCACTGCTCGGTCGAGCCGTACCGCTGGATGGTGCGGTCGATGGCCCGCCCTGACGGCATCCAGTTCAACCGGCGCATGAAGCGCCCCGTACGGGTTCCCACGCTGCATCTGCACGGCTCGCTCGACCCCGTGATGCGCACGCGCAGCGCGGCGGGCTCGGGCGAGTACGTCGAAGCGCCTTACCGGTGGCGGCTGTTCGACGGCCTGGGGCACTTCCCGCAGGAGGAGGACCCCGTCGCCTTCTCCACCGAGCTGGTGAACTGGCTGAAGGATCCCGAGCCGGACCGGTAG
- a CDS encoding SulP family inorganic anion transporter: MSACVPTHAAESAHASRDHEPHAPPPGKFRKFRRFRIAGADVSASIAVFLIALPLSLGIALATGAPLQAGLVAAAVGGLVAGWVGGSPLQVSGPAAGLTVVTADLIQQYGWRTTCAITVLAGVAQIGLGFLRVARSALAVSPAVVHGMLAGIGVAIAVAQLHIVLGGTPQSAVLDNLRALPAQLADLHPAALSISVLTLAVLLLWPRIPGPAGKALRVVPAPLVSVAVATAVAVFAGLSVARVDLPSWRSHALVGLPEGPALGLVAAVLTITLVCSVQSLLGAVAVDKLASGRRDPSAGAVRSDLNRELLGQGAANAVSGALGGLPVAGVAVRSTANVRAGAVSRNSTMLHGVWVVVAALLLVPLLELIPLAALAALVMAVGIQMVSLNHIRVITRHREILVYTTTTLGVVFVGVLEGVAIGVAVAVAVALHRLARTRITHTEEGGVHHVRVRGQLTFLAVPRLSRALHLVPQGASTIVELDGSFMDHAAYETLQCWQDAHAAQGGAVEVTGRAGTRIAEPASSSHSCCRPWTAWRNHHCDRPQEAPQGEGQPSGHQLESGISAFQRNTAPHVRSELARLAREGQQPSQLFLTCADSRLVTSMITSSGPGDLFVVRNVGNLVPLPGAESGDDSVAAAIEYAVDVLKVRSITVCGHSGCGAMQALLTTPPGGARTPLKRWLRHGAPSLERMAAHEKEGWARLAGRAPADAVEQLCLTNVVQQLEHLRGHEAVARRMAEGALELHGMYFHVGEAQAYLLTGSAEAVFDQVTPSPHQGTPREEPPSRVKV, translated from the coding sequence ATGTCTGCCTGCGTCCCCACCCATGCCGCCGAATCGGCCCACGCGTCACGCGACCACGAGCCCCACGCGCCGCCGCCCGGCAAGTTCCGCAAGTTCCGTAGGTTCCGCATCGCCGGCGCCGACGTCTCCGCGTCGATCGCCGTCTTCCTGATCGCCCTGCCGCTGTCCCTCGGCATCGCGCTCGCCACCGGCGCACCGCTCCAGGCGGGCCTCGTCGCCGCCGCCGTCGGCGGTCTGGTCGCCGGATGGGTCGGCGGATCGCCGCTGCAGGTCAGTGGTCCCGCCGCAGGGCTCACGGTCGTCACCGCCGACCTCATCCAGCAGTACGGCTGGCGGACCACCTGCGCCATCACCGTTCTCGCCGGAGTCGCCCAGATCGGCCTCGGCTTCCTGCGCGTGGCCCGCTCGGCGCTCGCCGTCAGCCCGGCCGTCGTGCACGGCATGCTGGCCGGCATCGGCGTCGCCATCGCCGTCGCGCAGCTGCACATCGTGCTCGGCGGCACCCCGCAGAGCGCCGTGCTCGACAACCTCCGCGCCCTGCCCGCCCAGCTGGCCGATCTGCACCCGGCCGCGCTCTCGATCAGCGTGCTGACCCTGGCGGTGCTGCTGCTCTGGCCGCGGATTCCCGGCCCGGCGGGCAAAGCCCTCCGTGTCGTACCAGCTCCCCTGGTCTCCGTTGCCGTGGCGACGGCCGTCGCCGTGTTCGCCGGGCTGAGCGTGGCCAGGGTCGACCTGCCGTCCTGGCGCAGTCACGCGCTGGTCGGCCTGCCCGAAGGGCCCGCACTCGGGCTCGTCGCCGCCGTCCTCACGATCACGCTGGTCTGCAGCGTGCAGTCACTGCTCGGTGCCGTCGCCGTGGACAAGCTCGCCTCGGGGCGGCGCGACCCGAGCGCCGGCGCCGTCCGCTCCGACCTCAACCGCGAACTGCTCGGCCAGGGCGCCGCCAACGCCGTGTCCGGGGCGCTCGGCGGGCTCCCCGTCGCCGGAGTCGCGGTGCGCAGCACGGCGAATGTGCGGGCCGGCGCCGTCAGCCGGAACTCCACGATGCTGCACGGCGTTTGGGTAGTAGTGGCCGCCCTGCTCCTGGTCCCCCTCCTCGAGCTGATCCCGCTCGCCGCGCTCGCCGCCCTGGTGATGGCGGTCGGCATCCAGATGGTGAGCCTGAACCACATCCGGGTCATCACCCGCCACCGCGAGATCCTCGTGTACACCACGACGACCCTCGGTGTGGTCTTCGTCGGTGTGCTCGAAGGTGTGGCCATCGGCGTCGCCGTCGCCGTGGCCGTCGCGCTGCACCGCCTCGCCCGCACGCGCATCACCCACACCGAGGAGGGCGGGGTCCACCACGTGCGCGTGCGCGGGCAGTTGACCTTCCTCGCCGTGCCGCGACTGAGCAGGGCGTTGCATCTCGTGCCCCAGGGCGCGTCGACCATCGTCGAGTTGGACGGCTCGTTCATGGACCACGCGGCCTACGAAACGCTGCAGTGCTGGCAGGACGCGCACGCCGCGCAGGGCGGCGCCGTCGAGGTGACCGGGCGTGCCGGGACGCGGATCGCCGAGCCCGCCAGCTCGTCGCACTCCTGCTGCCGGCCCTGGACGGCCTGGCGCAACCACCACTGCGACCGGCCCCAGGAAGCGCCCCAGGGCGAGGGGCAGCCCAGCGGGCATCAACTGGAAAGCGGCATCAGCGCCTTCCAGCGGAACACGGCTCCGCACGTGCGGAGCGAGCTCGCCCGGCTCGCACGCGAGGGCCAGCAGCCCTCGCAGCTCTTTCTGACCTGCGCCGACTCCCGTCTCGTCACCTCGATGATCACGTCGAGCGGCCCCGGCGACCTCTTCGTCGTCCGCAATGTCGGCAATCTGGTTCCGCTGCCGGGCGCCGAGAGCGGCGACGACTCGGTGGCCGCCGCGATCGAGTACGCGGTCGACGTACTGAAGGTGCGGTCCATCACCGTGTGCGGGCACTCCGGGTGCGGGGCGATGCAGGCGCTGCTCACCACCCCGCCCGGGGGCGCCCGGACGCCCCTGAAGCGGTGGCTGCGGCACGGGGCACCGAGCCTTGAGCGCATGGCGGCCCACGAGAAGGAGGGCTGGGCGCGGCTCGCCGGGCGGGCACCCGCCGACGCGGTCGAGCAGCTCTGTCTGACCAACGTGGTCCAGCAGTTGGAGCACCTGCGCGGCCACGAGGCCGTGGCGCGCCGCATGGCCGAGGGCGCCCTCGAACTGCATGGCATGTACTTCCATGTCGGCGAGGCACAGGCCTACTTGCTCACCGGCAGCGCGGAGGCCGTATTCGACCAGGTGACGCCGTCACCGCACCAGGGAACACCGCGTGAGGAGCCGCCCTCCCGAGTAAAGGTCTAA
- a CDS encoding MarP family serine protease: MNVLDILLVVAAVWFAVVGYRQGFVVGILSVIGFLGGGLVAVYLLPVIWGALTDDEGAVSTTAAVVAVVIVIVCASVGQAFTTHLGNKLRRYITWQPARALDATGGALVNVLAMLLVAWLIGSALAGTTLPTVGKEVRNSKILLGVSRTLPDQADTWFADFSSVLARNGFPQVFSPFSNEPITEVQAPDPKLAKSEVATKARRSIVKVQGEARGCGKVLEGTGFVFSERRVMTNAHVVGGVDEPTVQIGGDGRTYDAKVVLYDWERDIAVLDVPTLDAPALQFTSKDAASGDNAIVAGFPENGPYDVRPARVRGRITANGPDIYHRGTVRRDVYSLYATVRQGNSGGPLLTPEGKVYGVVFAKSLDDPDTGYALTADEVREDIKAGRTANQEVDSEGCAL; this comes from the coding sequence GTGAACGTGCTGGACATCCTGTTGGTGGTCGCCGCCGTATGGTTCGCGGTCGTCGGCTACCGCCAGGGATTCGTCGTCGGCATCCTGTCGGTGATCGGCTTCCTGGGCGGCGGACTCGTCGCGGTGTACCTGCTGCCCGTCATCTGGGGCGCTCTCACGGACGACGAGGGAGCGGTGAGCACGACGGCCGCCGTCGTCGCCGTCGTCATCGTGATCGTCTGTGCCTCCGTCGGCCAGGCCTTCACCACGCACCTGGGCAACAAGCTCCGCAGATACATCACTTGGCAGCCCGCCCGCGCCCTGGACGCCACGGGCGGCGCACTGGTCAACGTACTGGCGATGCTCCTCGTCGCCTGGCTGATCGGCTCCGCCCTCGCGGGTACGACGCTGCCGACGGTCGGCAAGGAAGTACGCAACTCCAAGATCCTGCTCGGCGTCTCGCGCACGCTGCCCGACCAGGCCGACACCTGGTTCGCGGACTTCTCCTCGGTCCTTGCGCGCAACGGCTTCCCGCAGGTCTTCAGCCCGTTCTCGAACGAGCCCATCACCGAGGTCCAGGCCCCCGACCCCAAGCTCGCCAAGAGCGAGGTCGCCACGAAGGCCCGTCGCTCCATCGTGAAGGTGCAGGGCGAGGCCCGCGGCTGCGGCAAGGTCCTCGAAGGCACCGGCTTCGTCTTCTCCGAGCGCCGCGTGATGACCAACGCGCACGTGGTCGGCGGCGTGGACGAGCCGACGGTGCAGATAGGCGGGGACGGCAGGACGTACGACGCCAAGGTCGTGCTCTACGACTGGGAGCGCGACATCGCCGTACTGGACGTGCCGACGCTCGACGCGCCCGCGCTGCAGTTCACGTCGAAGGACGCGGCGAGCGGTGACAACGCGATCGTCGCGGGCTTCCCGGAGAACGGGCCGTACGACGTCCGGCCCGCGCGCGTGCGCGGTCGCATCACGGCCAACGGCCCGGACATCTACCACCGCGGCACCGTTCGCCGCGATGTGTACTCGCTCTACGCGACCGTCCGCCAGGGCAACTCCGGCGGCCCGCTGCTCACGCCCGAAGGCAAGGTCTACGGCGTGGTGTTCGCGAAGTCCCTCGACGACCCGGACACCGGCTACGCCCTCACCGCCGACGAGGTCCGCGAGGACATCAAGGCAGGCCGCACCGCCAACCAAGAGGTCGACAGCGAGGGTTGCGCGCTCTAG
- the acs gene encoding acetate--CoA ligase — translation MALDTTDTLGMGDVVSNESLANLLKEERRFAPPADLAANANVTAEAYEQAKADRLGFWAEQARRLTWATEPTETLDWSNPPFAKWFADGKLNVAYNCVDRHVEAGHGDRVALHFEGEPGDSRAITYAELKDEVSRAANALSELGVGQGDRVAVYLPMIPEAVVSMLACARIGAAHSVVFGGFSADAIAARVKDADAKVVITSDGGYRRGKPAALKPAVDDAVSREGSSIEHVLVVRRTGQDVAWTEGRDVWWHELTERQSTEHTPEAFDAENPLFILYTSGTTGKPKGILHTSGGYLTQAAYTHHAVFDLKPETDVYWCTADIGWVTGHSYITYGPLANGATQVMYEGTPDTPHQGRFWEIVQKYGVTILYTAPTAIRTFMKWGDDIPAKFDLSSLRVLGSVGEPINPEAWMWYRKNIGADKCPIVDTWWQTETGAMMISPLPGVTETKPGSAQRALPGIAATVVDDEAREVPDGGGGYLVLTEPWPSMLRTIWGDDQRFIDTYWSRFEGKYFAGDGAKKDDDGDIWLLGRVDDVMLVSGHNISTTEVESALVSHPSVAEAAVVGAADETTGQAIVAFVILRGTANADDEGLVADLRGHVGTALGPIAKPKRILPVAELPKTRSGKIMRRLLRDVAENRELGDVTTLTDSSVMDLIQTKLPAAPSED, via the coding sequence GTGGCTTTGGACACAACGGACACCCTGGGAATGGGAGATGTCGTGAGCAACGAAAGCCTGGCCAACCTTCTTAAAGAAGAGCGAAGGTTCGCGCCACCGGCCGACCTGGCGGCCAACGCCAACGTCACCGCGGAGGCGTACGAACAGGCCAAGGCTGACCGGCTCGGCTTCTGGGCCGAGCAGGCCCGCCGGCTGACCTGGGCCACCGAACCGACCGAGACGCTCGACTGGTCGAACCCGCCCTTCGCGAAGTGGTTCGCCGACGGGAAGCTGAACGTCGCGTACAACTGCGTCGACCGCCACGTCGAGGCGGGCCACGGCGACCGTGTGGCGCTCCACTTCGAGGGTGAGCCCGGCGACAGCCGGGCCATCACCTACGCCGAGCTCAAGGACGAGGTCAGCCGGGCCGCCAACGCGCTGTCCGAGCTGGGCGTCGGGCAGGGTGACCGCGTCGCCGTCTATCTGCCGATGATCCCCGAGGCCGTCGTGTCGATGCTGGCCTGCGCCCGTATCGGCGCCGCGCACTCCGTGGTCTTCGGCGGCTTCTCCGCCGACGCCATCGCCGCGCGCGTGAAGGACGCCGACGCCAAGGTCGTCATCACCTCCGACGGCGGCTACCGCAGGGGCAAGCCCGCCGCCCTGAAGCCCGCGGTCGACGACGCCGTCTCGCGCGAGGGCAGCTCCATCGAGCATGTCCTCGTCGTGCGCCGCACCGGCCAGGACGTGGCGTGGACCGAGGGCCGCGACGTGTGGTGGCACGAGCTCACCGAGCGCCAGTCCACCGAGCACACCCCCGAAGCCTTCGACGCCGAGAACCCGCTGTTCATCCTCTACACCTCGGGGACGACGGGTAAGCCCAAGGGCATCCTCCACACCTCCGGCGGCTATCTCACCCAGGCCGCGTACACCCACCACGCCGTCTTCGACCTCAAGCCGGAGACCGACGTCTACTGGTGCACGGCCGACATCGGCTGGGTCACCGGGCACTCGTACATCACGTACGGCCCGCTGGCGAACGGCGCGACGCAGGTCATGTACGAGGGCACGCCCGACACCCCCCACCAGGGGCGCTTCTGGGAGATCGTCCAGAAGTACGGGGTGACCATCCTCTACACCGCGCCGACCGCGATTCGTACGTTCATGAAGTGGGGCGACGACATCCCCGCGAAGTTCGACCTCTCCAGCCTGCGGGTCCTCGGGTCGGTCGGTGAGCCGATCAACCCCGAGGCCTGGATGTGGTACCGCAAGAACATCGGCGCCGACAAGTGCCCCATCGTGGACACCTGGTGGCAGACCGAGACCGGCGCGATGATGATCTCGCCGCTGCCGGGCGTGACCGAGACCAAGCCGGGCAGCGCCCAGCGCGCGCTGCCGGGCATCGCCGCGACCGTCGTCGACGACGAGGCGCGCGAAGTGCCCGACGGCGGTGGCGGCTATCTCGTCCTGACCGAGCCGTGGCCCTCGATGCTGCGCACCATCTGGGGCGACGACCAGCGTTTCATCGACACCTACTGGTCGCGCTTCGAGGGCAAGTACTTCGCCGGGGACGGTGCCAAGAAGGACGACGACGGCGACATCTGGCTGCTCGGCCGTGTGGACGACGTGATGCTCGTGTCCGGGCACAACATCTCCACCACCGAGGTCGAGTCGGCGCTCGTCTCGCACCCGTCGGTCGCCGAGGCGGCCGTCGTGGGCGCGGCGGACGAGACCACCGGTCAGGCCATCGTCGCGTTCGTGATCCTGCGGGGCACGGCGAACGCCGACGACGAGGGGCTCGTGGCGGACCTGCGGGGCCACGTGGGCACGGCCCTCGGTCCGATCGCCAAGCCGAAGCGCATCCTTCCGGTGGCCGAGCTGCCGAAGACGCGGTCCGGGAAGATCATGCGGCGCCTCCTGCGTGATGTCGCCGAGAACCGCGAGCTGGGTGATGTCACCACGCTCACGGACTCCTCCGTGATGGACCTGATCCAGACGAAGCTGCCGGCCGCGCCGAGCGAGGACTAG